In the Colletotrichum higginsianum IMI 349063 chromosome 7 map unlocalized unitig_7, whole genome shotgun sequence genome, one interval contains:
- a CDS encoding Beta-ketoacyl synthase domain-containing protein: MPFIDEPARAASTNQPIAIIGIGLRAPGDASDPEKFWQMLQDARSARSEIPKDRYNVDGFYHPDPERLGSIQQRHAHFLKQDFKVFDAPFFSVTPKEAKAMDPTQRMLLEAAFENTWADLMVAGLRLEDVSGTQTSCYIGTFTNDFVNLQAQSNEAPSIYHATGLSSSLASNRLSWFYNLKGPSITIDTACSSSLTAFHLACQSIRSGESEMSIVAGANLMFGPDMSILLGAAKILSPEGKSKMWDANANGFARGEGFGVTILKPLDAALRDGDTVRAVVLASAANEDGRTPGISLPNSEAQQALIRTAYENAGVDPAETGYVEAHGTGTQAGDPLEARAILKTIGDLPGRTSELYVGSVKTNIGHLEGAAGVAGIIKAALAVERGLIPQNLWFEELNPQIELPDNVKIPTTLTVWPHGGPRRASINSFGFGGANAHVIIEDAASYLFRHGLPGRHFTTSNPRLPTALSSAASENGSDAETTTSSSSSSVGTEEPPASKLIVLSSNDQDGVKRNVERLTTYLDSKTSSSSSSSCKSSFLTDLAYTLFSKRTTLPWKSFAIASSPAGLRQGLEEIPAVVRSSNSSVPRVAFVFTGQGAQYFRMGKGLSAYKPFRDSVLRSELVLKSLGCPWTLTEELERGEADCNLRRTDYSQPACTALQVALVDLMKAWGVKPVAVVGHSSGEIAAAYCAGFIDHEAAVKIAWLRGQVSQTVSRNGGMLAVSASAESVGEHLRSLKLGKAVVGCLNSPKACTVSGDNMAIEELQEILAEAQIACTRLPMDVAYHSFHMEAARERYEAALKGIAHGSSDIPMFSSVSGKLVTAEQMTPSYWVDNLVSPVNFVGAVRSLLHHTEGKARSHDRTAFASVFVELGPHSALRSYLLDTFATEDRFSDLSYATALRRKFDGVQTALEAMGQLWAKGCEVDVNRVNEVSDSTGMLVDLPPYAWNHTREFWDESYLSREYRLREKPRTDLLGYRMSGTPDPTWRCHLRCAESPWIREHKVQGDILYPGAGIVIMAIEAARQLAEEHDTEEIHGYELRDVAIDTALRVPDTEKGIEVMIQLHARRTGTKAAPSATLNEFSVSSWSEEIREWTVHARGLVSVTFKSALSPSMQRELALENERYAQSFADARKICQKPARSFLYDTVETIGMQYGPTFRNMTELFAGPNASYGVISVPDTKSVMPKGFEYPNVVHPATLDSVLHLLFPSISGEDQSLSEAVVPFSFDRIFVSARLSGVPGTRLHGCSTAQKTSYTTWKSSITISEDLSEPMIVMEGVSLASVGEGDAQKTQETRASCFGQTWHEDADLLEPSQVKELVYRRTLKSKDDESVLDKLEYVCLVHIYRCLAWLGSDEGRAFVPQDGFWKLYVEWMRDTIKQFPPLAGSEAEVEAELDAARKRIVLSESGDITVQMVDRIGENLRRIFSREVEPLQVMTEGDLLYSFYRGAFGTSFNTNVAEYVGMVADKSPGVKILEIGAGTGGTTYHVLERLRNPDGSSKAAKYCFTDISPGFLAKAADRFSEDASIMEFTTLNIENEPAEQGFEPESYDLIVCANVLHATKSIQETLAHCRSLLKPGGRLVLSEVTIKRIFSGFIMGPLPGWWLGEDDGRKGGPLLDVDEWNTALVQAGFSGVDVDIRGDREVSREPVSLILSTKPEAQAPGPSQFVIVSTGSEASEKLSLSIQKQLVSASQDVAVLQWNDLDDASNGQVEGKYCLCLAEWENPVLSNLTDADWERLRHVILRSAGTLWITGGAAMECPEPMKSLMVGLSRAIRNENAGVRLATLDLETPSTIDFDDAAKNVLKVALSHSRGDGFDGEYAARGSVVYVPRVERTLGVDASLRKYEAKGQPELVSFKGCGRPLKLTIKTPGLLDTFRWEEDEVYYEPLAEDWIEVEVKAVGLNFKDVLVALGNLAENKLGVDASGVVTRVGAAVSDFKPGDRVMTASCDTFATYVRFPAKGAIAVPETMTFEEAASMPLIFLTAQYSLVTAGNLVRGEKILIHAAAGGVGQAAIMIAQRKGAEIFATVGSDEKKQLIMDQYGIPEDHIFSSRDASFAKAVMRATDGRGVDVVLNSLAGELLRVSWHCLAKFGRFLEIGKADLFANTGLDMKPFLDNKAYIGVNLLDFENNPTPRAVALWEDTARLIHDGSVKPIAPLQLFSMAEVEKAFRYMQAGKHMGKVVVRVDDADMVPAVPRIPRVDIHADATYVIAGVGGICKEIGRWLAEKGARHLVLLSRSAASGEENKAFAAELQKTFGAATYAYDCDVGNKTALGQVLDDLKSKDVPEIKGCVTGAMVLRDTLFDAMTADHVRTTVGPKVHGTWNLHELLPKELDFFVMLSSLAGVMGHRGQGNYGCGNIFQDYFAAYRRALGLRAMTVDIGYLLSVGFVAEHDEYVDHVKAMGLKVMHKSDLHGLMATALEGSGAHPAQVMCGLPYNEHDDAWYWIQDQRFAGLRKKASGAGAGGSASVSLRDELVRCGKADGEAVDLITSALVQRLAKLMMMPEDDVDAGKPLSAYGVDSLVAVEVRNWIAKEVAVEVSVFDIMANIPMRQLAADLAGKSKLLVQEAS; this comes from the exons CGCTCACTTCCTGAAGCAAGACTTCAAGGTCTTTGACGcacccttcttctccgtcacCCCCAAAGAAGCCAAGGCTATGGACCCCACGCAACGAAtgctcctcgaggccgc CTTTGAGAACACATGGGCTGACTTGATGGTAGCTGGCCTGAGACTGGAAGACGTCTCAGGAACGCAGACGTCGTGTTACATCGGAACCTTTACCAACGACTTTGTCAACCTGCAAGCCCAAAGCAACGAGGCGCCCTCCATCTACC ATGCTACCGGCCTGTCCTCCTCCCTGGCGTCAAATCGGCTGTCATGGTTCTACAACCTCAAAGGACCGTCGATAACCATTGACACGGCGTGCTCGTCCAGTCTGACGGCCTTCCACCTGGCTTGCCAGAGTATCCGTAGCGGAGAATCAGAGATG agCATTGTAGCGGGTGCCAACCTCATGTTCGGGCCCGACATGTCGatcctcctcggcgcggcCAAGATCCTATCGCCCGAGGGCAAGTCCAAGATGTGggacgccaacgccaacgggTTCGCCCGCGGAGAAGGGTTCGGCGTCACGATCCTCAagcccctcgacgccgctcTCCGCGACGGAGACACCGTCCGGGCCGTCGtgctggcctcggcggcgaacGAGGACGGCAGAACCCCCGGGATTTCCCTGCCCAACAGcgaggcccagcaggccctcATCCGCACGGCGTACGAAaacgccggcgtcgatccCGCCGAGACGGGTTACGTCGAGGCCCACGGCACCGGGACGCAGGCCGGCGACCCGTTGGAAGCCCGGGCCATCTTGAAGACGATCGGCGATCTGCCGGGCCGCACGTCTGAACTCTATGTCGGTTCAGTGAAGA CCAACATCGGACACTTGGAGGGCGCAGCTGGTGTTGCCGGTATCATCAAGGCTGCTTTGGCCGTCGAAAGAGGCCTGATTCCCCAGAACCTGTG GTTCGAAGAGCTCAACCCCCAGATCGAGCTCCCGGATAACGTCAAGATCCCCACGACTCTCACGGTCTGGCCTCACGGCGGCCCACGACGCGCCAGCATCAACTCGTTCGGTTTCGGAGGCGCCAACGCCCACGTCATCATCGAGGACGCCGCATCGTACCTCTTCCGCCACGGCCTCCCGGGACGCCACTTCACGACTTCCAACCCGAGGCTCCCTACTGCTCTctccagcgccgccagcgaAAACGGCTCCgacgcggagacgacgacgagcagcagcagcagcagcgtcggcaCGGAGGAGCCGCCTGCTTCCAAGCTCATTGTGCTGTCGTCCAACGACCAGGACGGCGTCAAGCGCAACGTCGAGAGACTGACGACCTACCTGGACAGCaagacgtcgtcgtcgtcgtcgtcgtcgtgtaAGTCCTCGTTCCTGACGGACCTGGCGTACACGCTCTTCTCCAAGAGGACCACGCTGCCCTGGAAGTCGTTCGCCATCGCCTCTAGCCCCGCGGGTCTCcgccagggcctcgaggagatcCCCGCCGTGGTCCGGTCCTCCAACTCGTCCGTGCCGAGGGTGGCCTTCGTCTTCACCGGCCAGGGCGCCCAGTACTTCCGCATGGGCAAGGGGCTCTCGGCCTACAAGCCCTTCCGGGACAGCGTGCTGCGCTCCGAGCTCGTCCTCAAGTCCCTGGGCTGCCCGTGGACCCTgaccgaggagctggagcgcggcgaggcggaCTGCAACCTGCGCCGGACCGACTACAGCCAGCCCGCCTGCACCGCCTTGCaggtcgccctcgtcgacctcatGAAGGCGTGGGGCGTCAAGCCGGTGGCCGTCGTGGGCCACTCGAGCGGTGAGATCGCGGCCGCCTACTGCGCCGGCTTCATCGACCACGAGGCCGCGGTCAAGATCGCCTGGCTGAGAGGCCAAGTCTCCCAGACCGTCTCCAGGAACGGCGGCATGCTGGCCGTGTCCGCGAGCGCCGAGAGCGTCGGTGAGCACCTCCGGTCTCTCAAGctcggcaaggccgtcgtGGGTTGCCTCAACAGCCCCAAGGCCTGCACCGTCTCCGGCGACAACATGGCCATCGAGGAGCTCCAGGAGATCCTGGCCGAGGCGCAGATTGCGTGCACGCGTCTGCCCATGGACGTTGCGTATCACTCGTTCCACATGGAGGCCGCGAGAGAGAGGTACGAAGCGGCTCTGAAGGGCATCGCACACGGCTCCTCGGACATTCCCATGTTCTCCTCCGTGTCCGGCAAGCTGGTCACCGCCGAGCAGATGACGCCCTCGTACTGGGTCGACAACCTCGTTTCCCCGGTCAACTTTGTCGGTGCCGTCCGCTCTCTGCTGCACCACACCGAGGGCAAGGCCCGGTCCCACGACAGAACGGCCTTCGCCAGCGTCTTTGTCGAGCTGGGCCCTCACTCGGCTCTCCGGAGCTACCTCCTCGACACCTTCGCCACCGAGGACCGGTTCTCGGACCTCTCGTACGCCACGGCGCTCCGGCGCAAGTTCGACGGCGTGCAGACCGCGCTGGAGGCCATGGGCCAGCTCTGGGCCAAGGGGTgcgaggtcgacgtcaaCCGCGTCAACGAGGTCTCGGACAGCACCGGCATGCTGGTCGACCTGCCGCCGTACGCGTGGAACCACACGCGCGAGTTCTGGGACGAGTCCTACCTCAGCCGCGAGTACCGGCTCCGAGAGAAGCCCCGGACGGACCTGCTCGGCTACCGCATGTCGGGCACGCCTGACCCGACGTGGCGCTGCCACCTCCGGTGCGCCGAGAGCCCCTGGATCCGGGAGCACAAGGTCCAGGGCGACATCCTGTACCCCGGagccggcatcgtcatcatggccatcGAGGCGGCTCGCCAGCTTGCCGAGGAGCACGACACGGAGGAGATCCACGGATACGAGCTCCGCGACGTGGCCATCGACACCGCGCTGAGAGTGCCCGACACGGAGAAGGGCATCGAGGTCATGATCCAGCTCCACGCCCGCCGGACCGGGACCAAGGCCGCGCCGTCCGCCACCCTGAACGAGTTCTCCGTCTCGTCGTGGTCCGAGGAGATCAGGGAGTGGACCGTCCACGCCCGGGGCCTCGTGTCCGTCACCTTCAAGTCGGCCCTCTCCCCCTCGATGCAGCGCGAGCTGGCCCTCGAGAACGAGCGGTACGCGCAGTCGTTCGCCGACGCCAGGAAGATCTGCCAGAAGCCCGCGCGCAGCTTCCTCTACGACACCGTCGAGACCATCGGGATGCAGTACGGCCCGACCTTCCGCAACATGACGGAGCTGTTCGCCGGGCCGAACGCGAGCTACGGCGTCATCAGCGTGCCGGACACCAAGTCGGTCATGCCCAAGGGCTTCGAGTACCCCAACGTCGTCCACCCTGCCACGCTGGACTCGGTGCTCCACCTCCTGTTCCCGTCCATCAGCGGCGAGGACCAGTCTCTcagcgaggccgtcgtccccttctccttcgaccGCATCTTCGTCTCGGCCAGGCTCTCGGGCGTGCCGGGCACCAGGCTCCACGGATGCTCCACGGCCCAGAAGACCAGCTACACCACGTGGAAGTCCTCCATCACCATCTCGGAGGACCTCTCGGAGCCCATGATCGTCATGGAGGGCGTCTCCCTGGCCTccgtcggcgaaggcgacgcCCAGAAGACCCAGGAGACCAGGGCCTCCTGCTTCGGCCAGACCTGGcacgaggacgccgacctGCTCGAGCCGTCGCAGGTCAAGGAGCTGGTGTACAGGCGCACGCTCAAGAGCAAGGACGACGAgtccgtcctcgacaagctcgagtACGTCTGCCTCGTCCACATCTACCGGTGCCTCGCCTGGCTCGGGAGCGACGAGGGCCGGGCGTTCGTGCCCCAGGACGGCTTCTGGAAGCTGTACGTCGAGTGGATGCGCGACACCATCAAGCAgttcccccccctcgccggcagcgaggccgaggtcgaggccgagctggacgccgCGCGCAAGAGGATCGTGCTGTCCGAGAGCGGCGACATCACGGTCCAGATGGTCGACCGCATCGGCGAGAACCTCAGGAGGATCTTCTCGCGCGAGGTCGAGCCGCTGCAGGTCATGACGGAGGGCGACCTGCTGTACTCGTTCTACCGCGGCGCCTTCGGCACGAGCTTCAACACCAACGTGGCCGAGTACGTCGGCATGGTCGCCGACAAGAGCCCCGGCGTCAAGATCCTCGagatcggcgccggcaccggcggcacCACGTACCacgtcctcgagcgcctGCGCAACCCCGACGGCAGCTCCAAGGCGGCCAAGTACTGCTTCACCGACATCTCGCCCGGCTtcctcgccaaggccgccgaccGCTTCTCCGAGGACGCGTCCATCATGGAGTTCACGACGCTCAACATCGAGAACGAGCCGGCCGAGCAGGGCTTCGAGCCCGAGAGCTACGACCTCATCGTGTGCGCCAACGTCCTCCACGCCACCAAGAGCATCCAGGAGACCCTGGCCCACTGCAGGTCGCTGCTCAAgcccggcggccgcctcgtGCTTTCCGAGGTCACCATCAAGCGCATCTTCTCCGGCTTCATCATGGGTCCGCTGCCCGGTTGGTGGCTcggtgaagacgacggccgcAAGGGCGGCCCCTTGCTGGACGTCGACGAGTGGAACACCGCGCTGGTCCAGGCTGGCTTCTCGGGTGTTGATGTCGACATCCGCGGTGACCGGGAGGTTTCGAGAGAGCCCGTCTCCTTGATCCTCTCGACCAAGCCGGAGGCACAAGCCCCTGGCCCGTCTCAGTTCGTCATCGTCAGCACGGGATCCGAAGCCTCCGAGAAgctctccctctccatccAGAAGCAGCTTGTCTCTGCATCTCaggacgtcgccgtccttcAGTGGAacgacctcgacgatgccTCCAACGGCCAAGTGGAAGGCAAATACTGCCTCTGCCTTGCGGAGTGGGAGAACCCGGTGCTCTCCAACCTCACGGATGCCGACTGGgagaggcttcgccatgtCATCCTCCGCTCCGCCGGCACTCTCTGGATCACGGGCGGTGCCGCCATGGAATGCCCGGAGCCGATGAAGTCCCTGATGGTTGGTCTCTCGAGAGCCATCCGCAACGAGAACGCCGGAGTCCGCCTCGCCACCCTCGACCTGGAGACGCCCAGCACcatcgactttgacgacGCTGCCAAGAACGTTCTCAAGGTGGCCCTGAGCCACAGCCGCGGCGATGGGTTCGACGGGGAGTACGCCGCCCGCGGCTCCGTCGTCTACGTCCCCCGCGTGGAGAGGACGCTCGGCGTGGACGCCTCCCTCCGCAAGTACGAGGCCAAGGGCCAGCCGGAGCTCGTCTCCTTCAAGGGCTGCGGCCGGCCCCTCAAGCTCACCATCAAGACgcccggcctcctcgacacGTTCCggtgggaggaggacgaggtctACTACGAGCCCCTGGCCGAGGACTGgatcgaggtcgaggtcaaggccgtcggcctcaacttcaaggacgtcctcgtcgccctggGCAACCTCGCCGAGAACAAGCTGGGCGTCGATGCCTCCGGCGTCGTCACGCGCGTCGGAGCGGCCGTGTCCGACTTCAAGCCCGGCGACCGCGTCATGACCGCCTCGTGCGACACCTTCGCCACCTACGTCCGCTTCCCCGCCAagggcgccatcgccgtcccCGAGACCATGACCTTTGAGGAGGCGGCCTCCATGCCCCTCATCTTCCTGACGGCGCAGTACTCCCTGGTCACGGCCGGGAACCTCGTCAGGGGCGAGAAGATCCTGatccacgccgccgccggaggtGTCGGCCAGGCCGCCATCATGATCGCGCAGCGCAAGGGGGCCGAGATCTTCGCCACGGTCGGCtcggacgagaagaagcagctcATCATGGACCAGTACGGCATCCCCGAGGACCACATCTTCAGCAGCCGAGACGCCAGcttcgccaaggccgtcatGCGGGCCaccgacggccgcggcgtcgacgtcgtgctcaactccctcgccggcgagctcctccgcGTGTCGTGGCACTGCCTGGCCAAGTTCGGCCGGTTCCTCGAGATCGGCAAGGCCGACCTCTTCGCCAACACGGGCCTGGACATGAAGCCCTTCCTCGACAACAAGGCCTACATCGGCGTCAACCTGCTCGACTTTGAGAACAACCCGACgccccgcgccgtcgccctctgGGAGGACACGGCCAGGCTCATCCACGACGGGTCCGTCAAACCCATCGCGCCCCTCCAGCTCTTCTCcatggccgaggtcgagaaggccTTCCGGTACATGCAGGCCGGCAAGCACATGGGCAAGGTCGTCGTgcgcgtcgacgacgccgacatgGTCCCCGCCGTGCCCCGGATCCCGCGCGTCGACATCCACGCCGACGCCACCTATGTCAttgccggcgtcggcggcatctgCAAGGAGATTGGCCgctggctggccgagaagggcgCCAGGCATCTCGTCCTGCTGTCCCGCTCGGCTGCCAGCGGCGAGGAGAACAAGGCCTTCGCTGCCGAGTTGCAGAAGACTTTCGGTGCCGCCACGTACGCGTACGACTGCGACGTCGGAAACAAGACGGCGCTCGGTCAGGTCCTGGACGACCTCAAGTCCAAGGACGTTCCCGAGATCAAGGGATGCGTCACTGGCGCCATGGTTCTCCGG GACACCCTGTTTGACGCCATGACCGCGGACCACGTCCGGACCACCGTCGGTCCCAAGGTCCACGGCACCTGGAACCTGCACGAGCTCCTCCCCAAGGAgctcgacttcttcgtcatGCTCAGCTCCCTCGCGGGCGTCATGGGCCACCGCGGCCAGGGCAACTACGGCTGCGGCAACATCTTCCAGGACTACTTCGCCGCCTACCGTCGCGCCCTCGGTCTGCGCGCCATGACGGTCGACATCGGCTACCTCCTCAgcgtcggcttcgtcgccgagcaTGACGAGTACGTCGACCACGTCAAGGCCATGGGCCTCAAGGTCATGCACAAGAGTGACCTCCACGGCCTCATGGCCACCGCCCTCGAGGGCTCCGGCGCCCACCCGGCCCAGGTCATGTGCGGCCTGCCGTACAACGAGCACGACGACGCCTGGTACTGGATCCAGGACCAGCGCTTCGCGGGCCTCAGGAAGAAGGCgtccggggccggggccggcggcTCCGCCAGCGTCTCACTgcgcgacgag